A single genomic interval of Zobellia nedashkovskayae harbors:
- a CDS encoding pyridoxal phosphate-dependent decarboxylase family protein has product MTSGQSLAEVYDAEQFRATGKELIDVLADHFRDLQHKKGKKVYPNHAPEDELQFWQEDLEQKSNPIQTLTTLLNRSQQTQHPRYMGHQTAVPAPISALTGLVTNLVNNSTGVFEMGPVSNAMERVITDFTAKKVGYGSSASGIMTSGGSLANLTALLAARKDKAPHNVWEEGHNEKLAVLVSEEAHYCIDWAARILGLGDKGIIKVPVDQDFKIRTDLLPQYLNKAKADGLHVFCIIGCAGSTATGSYDDLEVLAEFSQAHNLWLHVDGAHGGAVVFSEKYQHLARGIEKADSVAIDFHKMLMTPVLSTALMFKEGNKIYRTFAQRAQYLWDSPETEEWYNSAKRTFECSKPFLSAQVYLILKTHGMDIFEKNVNKLYDSAKLLAQLITAKPEFDLVHEPESNIVNFRYVPNKEMTIAELNSLNADIRKRLVASGNFYIVQTTIADQRTLRCSVMNPLTSKADFVELLNEIEKEAASILGSELAHV; this is encoded by the coding sequence ATGACCTCAGGCCAAAGCTTAGCAGAAGTATACGATGCCGAACAATTTAGAGCTACAGGAAAAGAATTGATAGATGTGCTTGCTGATCATTTTAGGGATTTACAGCATAAAAAAGGAAAGAAGGTCTATCCAAACCATGCGCCAGAAGACGAGTTGCAATTCTGGCAGGAAGATTTGGAACAAAAATCAAACCCTATCCAAACGCTAACAACTCTTCTTAACCGATCACAACAAACTCAACATCCAAGGTATATGGGACATCAAACGGCAGTTCCTGCTCCTATTTCTGCGCTTACAGGTTTGGTTACCAATTTGGTCAATAATAGTACTGGTGTTTTTGAAATGGGCCCTGTATCAAATGCTATGGAACGTGTAATTACAGATTTCACTGCAAAAAAAGTGGGTTATGGCTCGTCTGCTTCGGGAATTATGACCTCCGGAGGAAGCCTAGCGAATTTAACGGCATTATTGGCTGCCAGAAAAGATAAGGCTCCACATAACGTATGGGAAGAAGGTCATAATGAAAAACTTGCTGTTCTTGTTTCTGAAGAGGCCCACTATTGTATTGATTGGGCTGCTAGAATTTTAGGACTTGGAGATAAAGGAATTATTAAAGTTCCTGTTGACCAGGATTTTAAAATACGTACGGACCTTTTACCACAGTACTTAAATAAAGCCAAGGCCGACGGTCTTCATGTTTTTTGCATTATTGGATGCGCCGGTTCTACCGCTACTGGTTCCTATGATGATTTAGAAGTATTGGCAGAATTTAGCCAAGCTCATAACCTTTGGCTACATGTAGATGGTGCACACGGCGGTGCCGTAGTGTTTTCCGAAAAATACCAACATCTTGCAAGGGGTATTGAAAAGGCTGATTCTGTGGCCATAGATTTTCATAAGATGTTAATGACACCCGTTCTCAGCACAGCATTGATGTTCAAAGAAGGAAACAAAATTTACAGAACGTTTGCCCAGAGAGCTCAGTATCTATGGGATTCTCCAGAAACGGAAGAATGGTACAATTCTGCTAAAAGAACTTTTGAGTGCAGCAAACCTTTTTTATCCGCTCAGGTATATCTTATTCTTAAAACCCATGGCATGGATATTTTTGAGAAGAACGTTAATAAGCTTTATGATTCTGCTAAACTATTAGCTCAACTCATTACAGCCAAGCCAGAATTTGATTTGGTACACGAACCGGAATCTAATATTGTAAACTTTAGATACGTACCTAATAAAGAGATGACCATTGCTGAACTAAATTCATTAAATGCTGATATTAGAAAGCGATTGGTTGCCTCTGGAAATTTCTACATAGTACAGACTACCATTGCGGACCAACGTACTCTTAGATGTTCGGTAATGAATCCGTTAACTTCAAAAGCCGACTTTGTAGAGCTGTTGAATGAAATAGAAAAAGAGGCCGCTTCTATCTTAGGATCAGAGCTAGCCCACGTTTAA
- a CDS encoding LysR substrate-binding domain-containing protein: MDLQHIRSAILLSKKLNFTKTAEALHIVQPALSRKIKQLEESIESPLFIRNKRNVQLTNAGTYFVGEMEKLLLQYDFILKRTKQIHNGEAGELKIGFTHSVMQSILPEILIDIRQNLPNIKTILKELNNRDQYMRLQSGELDIGFATNPLVPLGLKSKVLHIDNYAVLVPKGFDMSRVDKDGFTTFTKEPFIFPSKTDGPNYVNIIESICTGAGFIPNVVHETDSVSTSIRLIEAGMGVSLEPISSIRGLNLPIDFYELKDTPQKAQLTMIWNPKLETEHPKLFSLLHTIN, from the coding sequence ATGGATTTACAACACATACGTAGCGCAATACTTCTATCAAAAAAACTCAATTTTACGAAAACAGCAGAAGCTTTACATATTGTTCAACCAGCCTTAAGTCGTAAAATAAAACAGTTGGAAGAATCGATAGAATCCCCCTTGTTCATAAGAAATAAACGTAACGTTCAGTTAACAAATGCCGGAACATATTTTGTTGGTGAAATGGAGAAGTTACTGCTCCAATATGATTTTATTCTTAAACGGACCAAACAGATTCATAATGGGGAAGCAGGAGAATTAAAAATAGGATTTACGCATTCTGTAATGCAATCTATTCTTCCAGAAATTCTGATAGATATTCGTCAAAACTTGCCAAATATTAAAACTATTTTAAAAGAACTTAATAATCGCGATCAATATATGCGTCTGCAATCTGGCGAATTGGATATTGGTTTTGCCACTAACCCATTAGTACCATTGGGTCTAAAGAGCAAAGTTTTGCACATAGACAATTACGCGGTATTGGTTCCTAAGGGTTTTGATATGAGTAGAGTAGATAAAGATGGTTTTACTACATTTACAAAAGAGCCCTTTATTTTTCCATCAAAAACAGATGGCCCCAACTACGTGAATATTATAGAATCCATTTGTACGGGTGCTGGTTTTATACCCAATGTAGTACATGAAACCGATTCTGTTAGTACCAGTATTCGATTAATAGAAGCGGGCATGGGTGTTTCATTAGAGCCTATTTCGTCCATAAGGGGACTCAATTTACCTATCGATTTTTATGAATTAAAAGACACGCCTCAGAAAGCGCAGTTAACAATGATTTGGAATCCGAAACTAGAAACTGAACACCCAAAATTATTTAGTCTTTTACATACAATAAATTAA
- a CDS encoding thioredoxin family protein: protein MTFVLSSMMELGKKAPNFKLPDTVSGNVMTLSQLKSDIATVILFICNHCMFVQHINSKLVELANEYQRLGMQFIAISSNDIKKFPQDDPFFMAQMAKYNNYPFPYLYDEYQDVALDYGAESNPDLFVFDGNLECVYTGRFDMTRPGVQPATGEDLYTALDAILEGKEVNPSQYPSMGSSIAWKRGISRNNMDMFF from the coding sequence ATGACGTTTGTTTTGTCTAGCATGATGGAATTGGGGAAAAAAGCCCCTAACTTTAAACTCCCTGATACCGTATCGGGTAATGTGATGACGCTATCTCAATTAAAGTCAGATATCGCTACAGTAATATTGTTTATTTGTAACCACTGTATGTTTGTACAACATATTAATTCTAAATTGGTTGAATTGGCCAATGAGTATCAGCGTTTAGGAATGCAGTTTATTGCCATTAGTAGCAATGATATTAAGAAATTCCCTCAAGACGATCCATTTTTTATGGCTCAGATGGCAAAATACAATAACTACCCTTTCCCATATCTTTATGATGAATATCAAGATGTAGCGTTGGACTACGGTGCAGAAAGTAATCCTGATTTGTTCGTTTTTGATGGTAATCTGGAATGCGTTTATACGGGTCGTTTTGATATGACCAGGCCAGGTGTTCAACCCGCGACCGGAGAAGACCTTTATACCGCATTGGATGCCATATTGGAGGGTAAGGAGGTAAACCCAAGTCAATACCCTAGCATGGGTTCAAGTATTGCTTGGAAACGTGGGATATCCAGAAATAATATGGATATGTTTTTCTAA
- a CDS encoding AraC family transcriptional regulator, which produces MQILEAQKPFEIQEIELKDWKQRPVKNNFFELVLIKDGEGTQCINYNHHRYSQGSMFLLPPLKCHSFTIEKPTRFVFLKFTDSFFKNEKRNTKEKNEWFNEAAYILSNYNQLPGDIIKNDMDRTHLSDLTSMILQESRNYGNESITLIKSLMNCIMEILIRNIKRGNFYEVPQNNTDDRITKMLIYINENIGKPELLRIENLAEVFMMSPTYVSEFFKKQVSISLREYIIKAKLKLVEIRLLNSDFTLTQIADDLGFTDVSHLSKTFKRYAGTSIREFKNNGEYRLLKRNTCSTALQA; this is translated from the coding sequence ATGCAAATTTTAGAAGCCCAAAAACCTTTTGAGATACAAGAAATTGAATTGAAGGATTGGAAACAACGACCGGTCAAGAACAATTTTTTTGAGTTGGTTTTAATTAAAGATGGTGAAGGCACACAGTGTATAAATTATAATCACCATCGCTATAGTCAGGGTAGCATGTTTTTATTACCTCCACTAAAATGCCACTCTTTTACCATAGAAAAACCGACAAGATTTGTATTCTTAAAATTTACAGATTCGTTTTTTAAAAATGAAAAGCGCAATACAAAAGAAAAAAACGAATGGTTTAATGAAGCTGCTTACATTCTGAGCAATTACAACCAATTACCGGGCGATATCATTAAGAATGATATGGACAGAACGCATTTATCAGACCTGACATCTATGATTTTACAAGAATCTAGAAATTATGGAAATGAGTCAATCACACTTATCAAAAGTCTGATGAACTGTATTATGGAAATACTTATCAGAAACATAAAAAGGGGAAATTTTTATGAAGTCCCACAGAATAATACTGATGACCGAATTACAAAAATGCTAATCTATATTAACGAGAACATAGGCAAACCAGAATTATTGAGGATAGAAAATTTAGCAGAGGTATTTATGATGTCTCCCACATATGTAAGTGAATTTTTCAAAAAACAAGTCAGTATATCTTTGAGGGAATATATAATTAAGGCAAAGCTGAAATTAGTAGAAATACGTTTATTAAATTCAGATTTTACGTTAACTCAAATTGCGGACGATTTAGGCTTTACTGATGTAAGTCACCTTTCTAAAACATTTAAGCGCTATGCCGGGACCTCCATACGTGAGTTTAAGAATAATGGGGAGTATAGGTTACTAAAACGTAATACCTGTTCTACTGCTTTACAAGCTTAA
- a CDS encoding aldo/keto reductase has translation MLDEKQSFEILHAFEDAGLNFIDTADTYSWWVNGVGGQSETIIGKWMKSRSNRVQLVISTKVGSETKEHSYGISKKHILKSVT, from the coding sequence ATATTAGATGAGAAACAATCATTTGAAATTTTACATGCATTTGAAGATGCAGGTTTAAATTTTATAGATACCGCTGATACCTATAGTTGGTGGGTAAATGGTGTAGGAGGTCAATCTGAAACTATAATTGGGAAATGGATGAAATCCCGTAGTAACAGAGTCCAATTGGTTATTTCTACTAAAGTAGGTTCGGAAACCAAGGAGCATTCTTATGGTATTAGTAAAAAACATATTTTAAAGTCGGTAACATAA
- a CDS encoding alpha-ketoglutarate-dependent dioxygenase AlkB family protein, which yields MDLFSQTDLFSTNEVRKIEFDLPGADVTLFENFFSLEESNKLYASLLQNTPWQQEQITIHGKEVDYPRLTAWFGDVTKDVKYTNTKSKMHLWNADLLFIKERIEQEVEVKFIRCLLNYYRDGKDSVDWHQDYKGDQRKNTVIASVTFGETRPFQLKHTTRKDLKRVDIPLAHGSLLLMKGASQDNWKHKIPKTAKQIQPRINLTFRWIN from the coding sequence ATGGATTTATTTAGTCAAACAGACCTATTTTCCACAAATGAAGTCCGTAAAATAGAATTTGATCTACCAGGAGCCGATGTTACTTTATTTGAGAATTTCTTCAGTTTAGAAGAAAGCAATAAGTTGTATGCTAGCTTACTTCAAAATACACCTTGGCAGCAAGAGCAAATTACCATTCACGGTAAAGAGGTTGATTATCCTAGGTTAACTGCTTGGTTTGGTGATGTTACTAAGGATGTTAAATATACGAACACAAAGAGTAAAATGCACTTGTGGAATGCTGATTTACTTTTTATTAAAGAACGAATAGAGCAGGAGGTAGAGGTGAAATTTATACGCTGTCTACTAAATTATTACAGAGATGGTAAAGACAGTGTAGATTGGCATCAAGATTATAAAGGTGATCAACGAAAAAACACAGTTATTGCTTCGGTAACTTTTGGAGAAACAAGACCTTTTCAACTAAAGCATACTACCCGAAAAGATTTAAAACGTGTAGATATACCCTTGGCCCACGGAAGCCTTCTTCTTATGAAAGGTGCTTCACAAGATAACTGGAAGCATAAAATACCAAAAACAGCAAAACAAATTCAACCTAGAATCAATTTGACTTTTAGATGGATTAATTAA
- a CDS encoding NAD(P)H-dependent oxidoreductase — MSTPNIAKEDIINAFNFRHATKEFDASKTISDDDMKFILEAAHLSPSSFGFEPWHFVVVQDKELRELLKPVAWGAPLKLDTASHFVLGLSMKAPMVKHDSEYILHMMKDVKQMPEEVIEVYSKFYREFQERDFDLDTDKKLFDWSAKQTYIALGNMMTAAALTGIDSCPIEGFHQEKAETLLKEKFGVDTDKYGLSFMTAFGYRKADPEFGKSRRSFDDIVTWK; from the coding sequence ATGAGTACACCAAACATAGCAAAAGAAGATATCATCAATGCTTTTAATTTTAGACACGCAACAAAGGAATTTGATGCTTCTAAAACTATTTCTGATGACGATATGAAATTCATTTTAGAAGCAGCGCATTTATCGCCAAGTTCATTTGGTTTTGAACCTTGGCATTTTGTAGTTGTTCAAGATAAGGAATTGCGTGAGCTATTAAAGCCGGTAGCGTGGGGAGCACCTTTAAAGTTGGATACTGCCAGCCACTTTGTATTAGGTTTAAGTATGAAGGCGCCAATGGTAAAGCATGATTCTGAATATATCTTGCACATGATGAAAGATGTAAAGCAAATGCCCGAAGAAGTTATTGAAGTGTACTCTAAATTTTATAGAGAATTTCAAGAGCGTGATTTTGATTTGGATACGGATAAAAAGTTATTTGATTGGTCGGCTAAACAAACCTACATAGCTTTAGGTAATATGATGACAGCGGCCGCTTTAACAGGAATTGATTCTTGTCCCATTGAAGGGTTTCATCAAGAAAAAGCAGAAACTTTATTGAAAGAGAAATTTGGTGTGGATACGGATAAATATGGTCTATCATTTATGACTGCTTTCGGTTATAGAAAAGCAGATCCAGAATTTGGTAAATCTAGAAGAAGTTTTGATGATATTGTTACTTGGAAGTAA
- a CDS encoding zinc-binding alcohol dehydrogenase family protein yields MKAIGYIENLPIQDVKSLQDVELDMPKATGRDILVEIKAISVNPADYKVRVGMPVEGDDWKIIGWDAAGIVKEVGNDVTLFKVGDEVWYAGDFTRQGSYAEYQIVDERIVGRKPTSISFAEAAALPLTTLTAYEMLFDRLEVARNDANKSILVIGAAGGVGSILVQLAKKLTKLNIIGTASREETTDWLKELGADSVINHRNKLSQEFEKYNLPAPDYVVSLNATEQHADEIVKLIKPQGKFGFIDDPKSFNVMPFKHKAVSTHIEFMFARSMFQTEDMIEQNNILNEVSKLIDNGTIKTTLGENFGTINAEHMRKAHAFLETGKAKGKIVLEGF; encoded by the coding sequence ATGAAAGCAATAGGATACATAGAAAACCTCCCTATACAGGATGTAAAATCGTTACAAGACGTAGAATTAGATATGCCAAAAGCAACAGGCAGAGATATTCTTGTAGAGATAAAAGCAATTTCTGTAAACCCGGCTGATTACAAAGTGCGAGTGGGAATGCCAGTAGAAGGTGATGACTGGAAAATTATAGGTTGGGACGCTGCAGGAATAGTAAAAGAAGTTGGTAATGATGTCACCCTTTTTAAGGTTGGTGATGAAGTTTGGTATGCGGGCGATTTTACACGTCAAGGAAGTTATGCAGAATATCAAATTGTAGACGAACGTATTGTGGGTAGAAAGCCTACGAGCATCTCGTTTGCAGAAGCTGCAGCTTTACCCTTGACAACCCTTACGGCTTATGAAATGTTGTTTGATAGATTAGAAGTGGCAAGAAATGATGCTAACAAATCTATTCTAGTTATTGGCGCTGCTGGTGGTGTGGGTTCTATTTTGGTACAATTAGCCAAAAAGCTAACTAAGCTGAATATCATTGGAACGGCTTCTCGGGAAGAAACAACAGATTGGTTAAAGGAATTGGGTGCAGACTCGGTTATCAACCACAGAAATAAATTGAGTCAAGAATTCGAGAAATATAATTTACCTGCTCCTGATTATGTGGTGAGCTTAAACGCTACGGAGCAACATGCAGATGAGATTGTGAAGCTGATAAAACCACAAGGGAAATTCGGGTTTATTGACGACCCTAAATCGTTTAACGTGATGCCTTTTAAGCATAAAGCGGTTTCTACTCACATTGAATTTATGTTTGCTAGGTCTATGTTTCAAACGGAAGACATGATTGAGCAAAACAATATATTAAATGAAGTTTCCAAGTTGATAGACAACGGAACCATTAAAACGACCTTAGGTGAAAACTTTGGGACTATTAATGCCGAGCATATGCGTAAAGCGCATGCTTTCTTAGAAACAGGAAAAGCAAAAGGTAAAATTGTTTTAGAGGGATTTTAA
- a CDS encoding cupin domain-containing protein → MNIRKSITALAVTALCVNVTANAQVNTIDSVATTKVQHFNFDDMQSETIGEGIQRKWFHGQKGQMTIFDLEKGAHIPWHQHPNEQITYIMSGKVKIKTIIDGKEEFVIVSGGEVIVFPENVPHEFWALEKTVDLDVHVPVRQDWLSKELPDYLKKSE, encoded by the coding sequence ATGAACATAAGAAAATCAATAACAGCATTAGCCGTAACAGCATTATGTGTCAACGTTACTGCAAATGCACAGGTAAATACAATAGATTCTGTGGCTACCACAAAAGTGCAGCATTTCAATTTTGATGACATGCAGTCGGAAACTATTGGGGAAGGTATTCAGCGAAAATGGTTTCACGGTCAAAAAGGACAAATGACCATTTTTGATTTGGAAAAAGGCGCACATATTCCTTGGCACCAACACCCAAATGAGCAAATCACCTACATCATGTCTGGTAAGGTTAAAATTAAGACCATTATAGATGGAAAAGAGGAATTTGTTATTGTTTCTGGCGGAGAAGTCATTGTGTTTCCAGAGAATGTTCCGCACGAGTTTTGGGCTTTGGAAAAAACAGTAGATTTAGACGTGCACGTTCCTGTCCGTCAAGATTGGCTGTCTAAAGAACTTCCGGACTATTTAAAAAAGAGTGAGTAA
- a CDS encoding DEAD/DEAH box helicase — protein sequence MKEPLFEIQEKKTDKELYSYQQGAINKIFEKFDNERDDYHLLYQLPTGGGKTVIFSEMVRQYLKNHSKKVLVMTHRVELCNQTSKMLTSFGVVNKVVNSKANLDDHERYNCYVAMVETLNNRLNDGILDISDVGLVIVDEAHYNSFTKLFKFFENSFILGVTATPLSSNKELPMNGNYDELIPGESIENLIENDFLARAETYQYDMGLTSLEVGSNGDYTVKSSSDLYTSPSMLNKLLEAYTLHSKGKKTLIFNNGIETSIQVYHTFRNVGLPIMHLDNTATKKQRKQILNWFHETPDAILTSVSILTTGFDEPTIDTIILNRATKSLTLYYQMIGRGSRVLNNKSKFTVIDLGNNIYRFGPWGADLDWETIFKSPNFYIDRIKDDEDIEGSFKHELADDIRSEFAKSKDTYLDIKAIYKEATFSGESSKVVLEKSIEQHAYICIENSEDVYDALALAKLLKDDIDNRIQVYGKCISKSTYNFINWLKMDYQKKLNAYLRENFDAVFEQIHGHPPED from the coding sequence ATGAAAGAGCCCTTATTTGAAATACAGGAAAAGAAAACGGACAAAGAACTTTATAGCTACCAGCAAGGTGCCATTAATAAAATATTTGAAAAGTTCGATAATGAAAGAGATGATTACCACCTGTTATATCAATTACCTACCGGGGGTGGAAAGACAGTAATTTTCTCTGAAATGGTTCGACAATACCTTAAAAACCATTCAAAAAAGGTCTTGGTAATGACACACCGTGTAGAGCTCTGTAATCAGACTTCTAAAATGCTCACCAGTTTTGGAGTGGTTAATAAAGTAGTCAATAGCAAAGCCAATTTAGATGACCATGAACGTTACAACTGTTATGTTGCCATGGTAGAAACACTAAATAATAGGCTTAACGATGGTATATTGGATATTTCGGATGTTGGCCTTGTCATTGTGGATGAGGCTCATTATAATTCCTTTACAAAACTGTTCAAATTTTTCGAAAATTCTTTTATTCTAGGGGTTACCGCTACGCCCTTAAGTTCCAATAAAGAGTTGCCTATGAACGGTAACTATGATGAGTTGATTCCTGGGGAATCTATAGAAAATTTAATTGAAAACGATTTTCTGGCCAGAGCCGAGACGTATCAGTATGATATGGGGTTGACTTCTTTGGAGGTAGGTTCAAATGGGGATTATACAGTAAAATCTTCATCGGACTTGTATACGAGTCCGTCCATGTTAAATAAATTGCTGGAAGCTTATACGTTACATTCCAAGGGAAAAAAAACATTGATATTCAATAATGGTATTGAAACCTCAATCCAAGTATACCATACCTTTAGGAATGTAGGTTTGCCCATTATGCATTTGGATAATACCGCTACCAAAAAACAACGGAAACAAATTTTAAATTGGTTTCATGAAACTCCGGACGCGATATTAACCTCCGTGAGTATTCTAACGACTGGTTTTGATGAACCCACCATAGATACCATCATTCTTAATAGGGCCACAAAATCGTTAACCTTATACTACCAAATGATTGGTAGGGGGTCTCGTGTGTTGAACAACAAATCTAAATTTACCGTTATAGATCTTGGCAATAATATCTATCGTTTTGGTCCGTGGGGTGCAGATTTAGATTGGGAGACCATTTTTAAATCTCCTAATTTCTACATAGACCGTATTAAGGATGATGAAGATATTGAAGGATCTTTTAAACATGAGCTAGCCGATGATATTAGGTCGGAATTTGCAAAATCCAAGGACACTTATTTGGATATTAAAGCCATATATAAGGAAGCGACCTTTTCCGGAGAATCTTCCAAAGTGGTATTGGAAAAATCCATTGAACAACATGCTTATATTTGTATAGAAAACAGTGAAGATGTGTATGATGCGCTTGCGTTGGCAAAATTACTTAAAGACGATATAGATAATAGGATACAAGTTTATGGCAAGTGTATAAGTAAAAGCACCTATAATTTTATCAATTGGCTGAAAATGGATTACCAAAAAAAGCTTAATGCCTACCTTAGAGAAAACTTTGATGCCGTTTTTGAGCAAATTCACGGGCATCCGCCGGAAGATTAG
- a CDS encoding AraC family transcriptional regulator codes for MARTIIENIVIAKYEEQTFFEFCKYTSIRFFEILYFEKGTGTIKINGNTVPYTSNSVFVFIPDDIYIVNPDSATTTVAIKFLKSFFRKTSTLNETLPVNDWFRKIEEILNSESHQLREMQFATESDRSHLVSLINMVATEYMSEQTFDIFIIQNSVSVILHLIARNIQFINTADTVKNVKSSKIQQIINYIHANIYNSELLTTKRLAEEFHMADNYMSEYFKKHTDVSLKKYIINYKLKLVETRLKYTDMQFSEIAMELGFTDSSHLNKTFQSYKGMTIGSYKASLSA; via the coding sequence ATGGCACGCACTATTATTGAAAATATAGTAATTGCGAAATACGAAGAACAAACTTTTTTTGAGTTTTGTAAGTATACTTCTATTCGTTTTTTTGAAATTTTATATTTTGAAAAAGGAACAGGAACTATTAAAATAAATGGTAATACTGTACCTTATACTTCTAACAGTGTTTTTGTTTTTATTCCTGACGATATTTATATCGTAAACCCTGATTCTGCTACCACTACAGTGGCTATAAAATTTTTAAAGAGTTTTTTTAGAAAAACATCTACGCTAAACGAAACCTTACCGGTTAACGATTGGTTTCGAAAAATCGAAGAAATACTAAATAGCGAAAGTCACCAGCTTCGTGAAATGCAATTTGCAACCGAATCTGACCGGTCACACTTAGTATCTCTTATTAACATGGTTGCCACTGAATATATGAGCGAGCAAACTTTTGATATTTTCATTATTCAAAATTCCGTATCGGTTATTCTACATCTTATTGCTAGAAATATTCAATTCATTAATACGGCAGACACGGTAAAGAATGTTAAGTCATCTAAAATTCAACAAATCATCAACTACATTCACGCCAATATTTATAATTCCGAATTGCTTACCACCAAAAGGTTGGCAGAGGAGTTTCATATGGCAGATAATTATATGAGTGAATATTTTAAAAAGCATACTGATGTTTCATTAAAAAAGTACATTATCAACTACAAGCTAAAACTTGTTGAAACCCGTTTAAAGTACACAGACATGCAGTTCTCAGAAATTGCGATGGAATTGGGTTTTACAGATTCTAGTCATTTGAATAAGACCTTTCAAAGTTACAAAGGCATGACCATAGGGTCTTACAAGGCAAGTCTATCCGCCTAA
- a CDS encoding enoyl-CoA hydratase/isomerase family protein, whose translation MDYKNFQTFTAEQKGGILTVDINFGPVNVQGQEMLADLSSLCLLLERDRSVKVVVFESSNPGYWVCHYDTNLLKDMSTEAVPRNEVQLLDLQAVLERLSNIPQATIAKIEGFARGGGHEMALALDMRFAARGKAKFMQMEVGMGILPCGGGASRMARQTGLGKALEIILGAKDWDADEAEKFGTINKALEADEIGGYVDALAQRISQFPADSIAASKRAVYASIDLPIKEALKEEAYQLFQATSRTPAIKRFAYADDNGAQFDHENQRNWEQMVMDIQEVN comes from the coding sequence ATGGACTACAAGAACTTTCAAACATTTACAGCAGAACAAAAAGGCGGAATTTTAACCGTAGACATCAACTTCGGACCAGTAAACGTACAGGGACAAGAAATGCTAGCAGATTTAAGCAGCTTATGCTTATTATTAGAAAGAGATAGAAGCGTAAAAGTTGTGGTTTTTGAATCTTCAAATCCAGGATATTGGGTATGTCATTATGATACCAACTTATTAAAAGATATGTCTACCGAAGCTGTACCACGAAACGAAGTACAGTTATTGGACTTACAAGCTGTTTTAGAACGCTTAAGCAACATACCACAAGCAACTATAGCGAAAATTGAAGGTTTTGCAAGAGGAGGCGGACACGAAATGGCGTTAGCGTTAGATATGCGTTTTGCAGCTAGAGGAAAGGCTAAGTTCATGCAGATGGAAGTTGGCATGGGAATTTTACCATGTGGAGGTGGAGCGTCTCGTATGGCTAGACAAACAGGATTAGGAAAAGCACTAGAAATTATTCTAGGAGCAAAAGATTGGGATGCAGATGAAGCTGAAAAATTCGGGACTATAAACAAAGCATTAGAGGCAGATGAAATAGGAGGTTATGTAGATGCTTTAGCACAACGTATATCTCAATTTCCAGCAGATTCTATTGCCGCTAGTAAACGTGCAGTATATGCATCTATAGATTTACCAATAAAAGAAGCTTTAAAAGAAGAAGCATACCAATTATTTCAAGCTACGAGTAGAACTCCTGCAATAAAAAGATTTGCCTATGCAGATGATAACGGAGCACAATTTGACCACGAAAACCAGAGGAACTGGGAACAAATGGTTATGGATATTCAAGAAGTAAATTAA